Below is a window of Corallococcus silvisoli DNA.
GCCGGTCCCCGGAGGCTGCTGCTGCGCGCGGACCTGGGCTTTCGCGCCGGCAACAACTTCAGTGAAATCAAAATCGTGGAGCGCGGCGCGACAGCGTTGGAGCTCTGGATGAACGACGTGCTGGCGGACCAGCCGACGTTCGCGGCGGGCCTGCTGGCGCGGGCGGTGGAGCTGTGCGGGGGCTGGCGGGTGGTGGCGCTGCCGGAGGAGTTCGACGGCACCGCGGCGACGTTCCACCTGCGCTGGAGCGAGGCCCCCGCCGAGTCGGCGCTCAACGCCACTGAGGATGGGTCCTCAGGCGACGCTCGACCTCAGGCGTGAGGGTGGCCCCATGGGGCGCCCGGGAGGAGGAGCGCTCCCAGCGCTCGAGCCACCGGGACCCCAGCGGGGTGGTCAGGGATTCCCAGCGGGTCGAGGCCACGGTGGTCTCCCCCTTGGTGCCGGTGGAGACGCCGGCCCCCACGAAGAACCCCGCGAGCAGCAGCGTGACGCGGGTGGGCGTGGCGGCGCTGTAGGTCATCAGCAGGGCGCCCTCCCCGTCCTCTCGGCAGTGGCGGCGCACCCGGGCGAGCACGGCTTCGGTCCACATGTCCGGGTTGGACGCCGGCGAGAACGGATCGAAGAAGACGAGGTCGGCCGTGGGCAGGGCCCCCTCCAGGTACGGCACCGCGTCCCCCAGGTGGAGGGTCCACTGGAGGCCGGGCTCCTCCCAGGTGCCGTGGCGCATGAGGGCTTCGGCGGCCGGGCGGAAGGGCTGGAGGAAGGGGAAGCCCTCCGCGTCCGCGAGGGCCAGGCGCAGCGGGGCCAGGTCCACCTCGAAGCTGACGACATGCAGGTCGCGGGCGCGCTCCGGGCCCAGCTCCCGGGCGCGGGTGAGCGCGGCGACGGCGTTGGTGGCGGCGCCCAGGCCCACGTCGTGGATGACGAGCGGCGGCCCCGGCTGGCGCAGGCGGTCCGCGAGGCCGGGTTGATCCACGTAGAGGCGCAGGGCCTCCTGCCAGGGCCCCACTGCGGGGTGCATGACCTCCCCGTGGCCCAGGTGCCGCACGGCGCGGTGGCCGTTGCGGAGGGTGACGAGCTCGAAGTCGCCGTCGCGCGGGTGGGAGGGCTCGGACATGGGACGTGAGGCTCCTGGCCTGGAAGGGACGCGTGGGAAAGGATGGGTCCCTAGCATGACGATTCCAGGGCAGGAACATCGCGGCGGGCTCCACGGGGAGGACGTCCGTCACGGGGAGGCGCACTTCGCGGGGGGCCGGGTGCGGCTGTCGCTCCGGGTGGATGCGCACACGCGGGCCATCCTGGCGGCGGCCTGGGAGGCGCCGGCCAGCGTGGACGCGGGGCACCCCCTGGCGGCGTGCCTGGAGTCGCTGTGCCAGAACGCGGTGGGCATCGGGGTGGACCAGTTCCTGCGCTTCGACGACTTCCATCTGCGCGCGGGCTGTCCGGAGGGGCTGGAGGCGACGGAGGAGGCAGGACTCGCGGTGCGGGTGTTCCGCTCCGCCTTCAGCCAGTTCCATCCCCGGGCCACCGGGCCCGCGTACCTGTCCAGCGGGCTGGTGCTGGCGAAGCTGCCCCACGGCACCCGGGCGGACTGGGAGGAGCCCGGGTTCTACTTCGCGCACTACTACCGCGAGGAGCTGTGGTCGGCGGCGGTGGAGGAGGCACGCCAGGGCGGCGTGCTGGGGCCGCGCGCGGCGTGCGCGTACATCGACGCGCTGCTGGCGAAGGCCGACGACACGGTGGAGCTGGACTGGCCCGTGCAAGAAGGCGCGGCGACCTGGGACTGGCTGACGCGCGTCTGCCTGCCTTCGGTGGCGGGGGGCGCGGAGCGGGCGCGGCGCCTGCTGGAAGGCGGCTATGGCGGCGCGAGCGGCACGGGGAGCTTTCCGTTCGGCCACCTGGACGGTGGCCCGTGGCATCCGCCGGAGGGCCTGCCCGAGCCACGGGGCGTGGGACACGCGGAGTTCATCATCGGGGACCTGGAGCACCTGCTGCCGGAGCTGCCCCGGGGCGGCATCCTGCTGGCCGCGCCCCGCTGGATGGCGGTGGGACAGACGCCGGATTCGCCAACGGTGCGCAGGGCCGGAATCACAGCCGCGGAGGCCGGAGGGTTCGGCCTGTTCAACGCGGCGGCGCACGAAATGGATGAAGCGGATGATTGAGCGCGGGCGTCAACGCGCATCGTCTCGGGGGGGCCATGACGCCCGAACGCGGTGACAGCGTGGTCGACGTGCTTCGGCGTCTGGGATTCGCGGCCATCGCCCGGGATGGGAGCGGAGGCCAGACTGTCATGGTCAGCCTGCCCTGTTTCGCCACGGGGACACCGCCCGTCGT
It encodes the following:
- a CDS encoding DUF2378 family protein, giving the protein MNPEKLVFAQTVEALFVRALENRLTPACREHLKRAGLDLDRKLERAYSLEQWREFLRIAAGHVYGGVPAEAAYYSLGERFMDAYFGTFFGRALLGVGRLAGPRRLLLRADLGFRAGNNFSEIKIVERGATALELWMNDVLADQPTFAAGLLARAVELCGGWRVVALPEEFDGTAATFHLRWSEAPAESALNATEDGSSGDARPQA
- a CDS encoding tRNA (5-methylaminomethyl-2-thiouridine)(34)-methyltransferase MnmD — encoded protein: MSEPSHPRDGDFELVTLRNGHRAVRHLGHGEVMHPAVGPWQEALRLYVDQPGLADRLRQPGPPLVIHDVGLGAATNAVAALTRARELGPERARDLHVVSFEVDLAPLRLALADAEGFPFLQPFRPAAEALMRHGTWEEPGLQWTLHLGDAVPYLEGALPTADLVFFDPFSPASNPDMWTEAVLARVRRHCREDGEGALLMTYSAATPTRVTLLLAGFFVGAGVSTGTKGETTVASTRWESLTTPLGSRWLERWERSSSRAPHGATLTPEVERRLRTHPQWR